Part of the Oerskovia paurometabola genome is shown below.
CCGGCGCTCGCGAAGCCGCGCTCGACGAGCAGCGGCCGCACGCGGTCCCACAGCCAGTCGCGGTACGCGCGGCTCGCGTACGACCCGCCCGCGTAGACGCGCTCGTAGCCCGAGACCCGCTCGGGGTGGTCGCGGCGCAGCCAGGCCATGAACCACTCGCGGGTGCCGGGCTTGAGGAACAGCGGGAGGACCGTGGCGCCGGTCGCGCCGGCCTCGTGGACCGCGTCGAGCAGGCGTGTGAGGTGGTCGGTCGAGTCGGTGAGCCACGGCAGCACGGGGGCGATCATGACCCCGCACGGCAGCCCTGCCGCCCGGGCGGCGCGGATGAGGTCGAGGCGGGCGCGCGGCGTGGGGGTGCCGGGCTCGACGGCCTGCTGGAGGTCCTCGTCGACGAACGCCAGGGAGACCCCGATGCCGACGTCGACGTGCTCGGCCGCCTGCGTCAGACGCGGCAGGTCGCGGCGCAGGAGCGTGCCCTTGGTGAGGATCGAGAACGGCGTGCGCGAGGCCTCGAGCGCGTCGATGATCCCCGGCATGAGCCGGTAGCGTCCCTCGGCGCGCTGGTAGGGGTCGGTGTTGGTGCCGAGCGCGACCGCGTCGCCCGTCCAGGACGGCTTGGCGAGCTCGGCCCGCAGCACCTCGGCGACGTTCATCTTGACGACGATCTGGCTGTCGAAGTCCTCGCCGGGGTTCATGTCGAGGTAGCGGTGCGAGGGGCGCGCGAAGCAGTAGGAGCACGCATGGGAGCATCCGCGGTACGGGTTGATCGTCCAGGTGAACGGCATGCGGGACTCCCCCGGCACCTTGGACAGCGCGCTCTTGGCGAGCACCTCGTGGAACGTGACCCCGGCGAACTCCGGGGTGCGCACGGTCCGCACGAGCCCCGCCATGCGCCCGAGCCCGGGCAGCGCGCCGTCGTCCGCCGTGATCGCCTGCCCGTCCCACCTCATCGCCCCATTCGAACACATGTTCGAGCCGGTTGTCGACGCGGTCGCCGTCGGCGTGACCTTCGGCCGGGAGACGTCCGAGGCCTGGATCGTCGCCCGCACCACCGGGCACGCACACGTGAGGCCCGGCAGGGTGTCCCCTGCCGGGCCTCACACGCGTCCGGGTCAGCACCCGGGCAGCGGGCTCACTCCCCCGCGGGCACGACCCGAGGCCACAGGTCCTCCGCCGACGGGGCCCACGTCGCCGGGTCCGCAGCGACCTGCTCGCCCGAACGGATGTCCTTGACCTGGTGAGCGACGACCTCGCCGTCCGCACCGATCCCCGCGGGGAACCACACGAACGGGATGCCGCGACGGTCCGCGAACTTGATCTGCTTGCCGAACTTGGCCGCACTCGGCGCGACCTCGACCGGGATGCCGCGCGAGCGCAGCGCCACCGCGACCGCGTCCGACGCGGGTCGCGTCTCCTCGCTCGTGACCGCGACCACGACCGCGCTCGGCACCGACCGCGTCGAACGGACCAGGCCGGCGCTCAGCAGCCGCGACACCAGGCGCGAGACGCCGATCGAGAGCCCCACGCCCGGATAGGTGTTCGCGCCGTCCGAGGCCAGGGTGTCGTAGCGCCCGCCCGAGCAGATCGACCCGAGCTGCTCGTGCCCCACCAGCACCGTCTCGTAGACCGAGCCCGTGTAGTAGTCCAGGCCGCGCGCGATCTTCAGGTCCGCCACCACGACGCCCGGCGCCCGCACGGCCGCCGCGTCGATCAGCGCCGACAGCTCGCGCAGGCCCTCCTCGAGCAGCTCCGAGGTCACGCCGTGCTCTGCCGCGAGCGCCCGCACCCGCTCCGCGACGCTCGCGTCCGAGCCGGAGATCGCCGCGAGCGCCAGGCACGCGGCCGCCTGCTCGGGCGTCGCGCCCGTCTCGGCGACCAGCAGCGCCCCGACCTTGTCCGGCCCGATCTTGTCGAGCTTGTCGATGCTGCGCAGCACGCCCTCGACGTCGTCCAGGCCCAGCCCGCGGTAGAAGCCCTCGGCGACCTTGCGGTTGTTCACCAGGATGCGGACCTCGGGCACACCGATCGAGCGCAGCTCGCCCAGCGCCTCGGCCATGACCAGCGGCAGCTCGACCTCGAAGTGGTAGGGCAGCTCGCCCGCACCCACGACGTCGATGTCGGCCTGCACGAACTCGCGGAAGCGCCCGTCCTGGGGGCGCTCGCCGCGCCACACCTTCTGGATCTGGTGGCGCTTGAACGGGAACGCCAGGTGCCCGGCGTTCTCCAGCACGTACCGCGCGAACGGCACGGTCAGGTCGAAGTGCAGGCCGAGCTGCTTGTCCCCCTTGCCGCCTCGGTCCCCCGCGGCCCCCTCGGACGAGTCAGCCTCCTCCTGGAGGCGGCGCAGCACGTACACCTCCTTGGAGGTCTCGCCCTTGCGCAGCAGCTGGTCCAGGGGCTCGACGGCCCGCGTCTCGATCCCCGCGAAACCGTGGAGCTCGAACGTGCGACGCAGCGTGTCGAGCACGTGCTGCTCCACGACGCGTCCAGCAGGGAGCCATTCGGGGAAACCGGAGAGAGGTGTAGGTCGGGCCATGGGACCCGATCCTTCCAGACGTACCGACCGAACGAGCAATCGATTCACAGGCCCCGCAGGTACGGGTTGGTGCGGCGCTCGCGGCCGATCGTCGTCAGGGGCCCGTGACCAGGAACCACCTCGAGGGAGTCGTCGAGGTGCCCGACGACGTCGCGCAGGGTGCGCTGCATCGTCTCGCCGTCTCCCCCGGGCAGGTCGGTCCGCCCCACCGAGCCGGCGAACAGGACGTCTCCGGCGAGCACGATCCCGGCCACCTGGCCGTCGCCCGCGCCGCCGCCGTCCTGGTCCCCTGCGGCGACCGGGAGGTAGAGCGTCGAGCCCTGGGTGTGGCCCGGCGCGTGCAGGGAGTCGACCAGGACGCCGCCCAGGTCGAGCCGTACGCGCGGGTCGGCCACCGACGTGCCGCCGGGACCGCGCACCAGCGAGGCACCGGACCCACCGCCCGAGCCGAACGTCCGCACCTCACGGGGTTCCTGGTAGTCCTCGATCCTGGCGCCACCTGCCGCGAGCGCCGCGGCCAGCGGCCCGCTCGTGAGCGGCCCGTCCGCCGGGGCCCCGTGCTCGATCGTGCCGAGCGGGTCTGCGAGCCGGTAGGCGTCGCCCGCGTGGATCCACAGCGGCACCCCGTAGAGGTCGCACAGCTCGGCGGCGTCCCACGTGTGGTCGGCGTGCCCGTGCGTCGCGAGGACCGCGGTCGGCGCCAGGCCGTGCTCCCGCACCAGCTCCGCGACTCCCGGGGCGACCCCTGCCCCGGCGTCGACGATCACGCACGGGCGAGCGACGCCGTCGGGCAGCGTGCCGCGCGCCCCGGGCGCGACGATCGTGCAGTTGGTGCCGAACACGGGTGCGACCACGAGAAAGACGTCCATGCCAGGACAGTACCGACCTCACAAACAGGACACCTGATACCGGACCGTGACCTGAATGGCGGAAAGTCACCGCGCCGGAACGCTCCCGATGCCTAGACTGTCCTCTGAAACCGTGGACCACCCGTGCAATCACGCGCCTTCGCGCCGGCACGCGGACCTGCCCGTGGCGTGAGACGAAGGAGTTGGGGTGTCAACGAGCAAGCGCGAACGCGAGCGTGCCCGCCTGCGTGAGCAGAAGTGGACCCAGCGCCAGGCCACGGCTCGCGCCCGCAGGCGTCGGGCGTGGACGATCGCCGGCGCGGTCGCCGGGGTCGCGGTCGTCGCAGGAGTCACCGTGCTCGCCGTCAACGCCAACGCCCCCGACAAGACGTTCACCCTGCCCCCGGCCTCGGCCGCGCAGGACCGCGAGTGGACGGGCGAGCTGCGGACCAGCGCCGGAGACGTCGCCTTCACGCTCGACGGGCAGGCCGCCCCCCAGGCCGTCGCGAACTTCGTCTCGCTCGCCCGCGAGAAGTACTTCGACGGGACCGACTGCCACCGGCTGACCACCGAGGGCATCTTCATCCTGCAGTGCGGAGACCCCACGGGCACCGGCACCGGGGGCCCGGGCTACGAGTTCGGGCCCGTCGAGAACGCCCCCGAGGACGGCCTCTACCCGGCCGGCACCATCGCCATGGCACGGACCGAGGCCGGTACCGACACCATGGGCAGCCAGTTCTTCCTCGTCTACGAGGACACCACCTTGCCGACCACCACGGGCGGGTACACCGTCTTCGGCAAGATCACATCCGGCTTGGACGTCGTCCGAGCAGTCGCTGACGCGGGCACAGCGGACGGGACCGGCAACGGCTCCCCCGCCACCCCGGTCACCATCGAAGGAGTTGAGACCCAGTGAGCGAGAGCACCGAGAACCACGCGAACTCTCCGGCGCAGGCATCCGAGGAGGCCCCCGCGACGGAGCAGGTCGAGGTGCCGGCGGTCGCTGAACCGACCGAGGCCGCGCCCGCGACCGACGCGCCCCAGGCCGCGACGGACGCGCCCGCCGCAGCGAGCGACGAGGACGCCGCGCCCGTCACGGACGAGACTCCTGCCGAGACGCCCGACGCCCCGGCCAGCGAGGCGACCCCGACCGAGACTGCGGTCGAGACCGAGGTCGCAGCGCCCGAGGCCCCCCAGGAGGAGGTCTCTGCCGAGGCCTCCGCAGAGGTCACGGGCGAGGCCGCACCGGCCCCGAAGCCGGCCGCCGCGCCCAAGCCCTCGGCCGCGCCCAAGCCGAGCGCGATCCCGGTCCCGCGTCCCCCCAAGCCGGGGACCCCGGCTCCCGCCGCCCCCGCTGCGGCGACCATCGCCCCGGCTGCGGCCGCCGCGGTCATCCCCGACGACAGCGCGGCCGCCAAGGCGGCCGCGGGCTTCGGCCGCGTCGACGAGGACGGCACGGTCTACGTGACCGAGGCCGCGGGCGAGCGCAGCGTCGGACAGTTCCCCGGGGTCACCCCCGAGGAGGCGCTCGCGCTGTACGTGCGCCGCTACCTCGACCTCCAGGCCAAGGTCGCGCTCTTCGAGGCGCGCCTGACCGGCACGGACCTGTCCGTCAAGGAGATCGACTCGACCCTCGCCAAGCTCACCGAGGAGACCGCCGAGCCGTCCGC
Proteins encoded:
- a CDS encoding Rv2578c family radical SAM protein; this translates as MRWDGQAITADDGALPGLGRMAGLVRTVRTPEFAGVTFHEVLAKSALSKVPGESRMPFTWTINPYRGCSHACSYCFARPSHRYLDMNPGEDFDSQIVVKMNVAEVLRAELAKPSWTGDAVALGTNTDPYQRAEGRYRLMPGIIDALEASRTPFSILTKGTLLRRDLPRLTQAAEHVDVGIGVSLAFVDEDLQQAVEPGTPTPRARLDLIRAARAAGLPCGVMIAPVLPWLTDSTDHLTRLLDAVHEAGATGATVLPLFLKPGTREWFMAWLRRDHPERVSGYERVYAGGSYASRAYRDWLWDRVRPLLVERGFASAGHRAQARTSGHARTAWHPETPGERARHDEGAYPAGSLVVQDRDRGGPSGRTSPSAAASAEQLLF
- the hisS gene encoding histidine--tRNA ligase; this encodes MARPTPLSGFPEWLPAGRVVEQHVLDTLRRTFELHGFAGIETRAVEPLDQLLRKGETSKEVYVLRRLQEEADSSEGAAGDRGGKGDKQLGLHFDLTVPFARYVLENAGHLAFPFKRHQIQKVWRGERPQDGRFREFVQADIDVVGAGELPYHFEVELPLVMAEALGELRSIGVPEVRILVNNRKVAEGFYRGLGLDDVEGVLRSIDKLDKIGPDKVGALLVAETGATPEQAAACLALAAISGSDASVAERVRALAAEHGVTSELLEEGLRELSALIDAAAVRAPGVVVADLKIARGLDYYTGSVYETVLVGHEQLGSICSGGRYDTLASDGANTYPGVGLSIGVSRLVSRLLSAGLVRSTRSVPSAVVVAVTSEETRPASDAVAVALRSRGIPVEVAPSAAKFGKQIKFADRRGIPFVWFPAGIGADGEVVAHQVKDIRSGEQVAADPATWAPSAEDLWPRVVPAGE
- a CDS encoding MBL fold metallo-hydrolase, with the translated sequence MDVFLVVAPVFGTNCTIVAPGARGTLPDGVARPCVIVDAGAGVAPGVAELVREHGLAPTAVLATHGHADHTWDAAELCDLYGVPLWIHAGDAYRLADPLGTIEHGAPADGPLTSGPLAAALAAGGARIEDYQEPREVRTFGSGGGSGASLVRGPGGTSVADPRVRLDLGGVLVDSLHAPGHTQGSTLYLPVAAGDQDGGGAGDGQVAGIVLAGDVLFAGSVGRTDLPGGDGETMQRTLRDVVGHLDDSLEVVPGHGPLTTIGRERRTNPYLRGL
- a CDS encoding peptidylprolyl isomerase, which gives rise to MSTSKRERERARLREQKWTQRQATARARRRRAWTIAGAVAGVAVVAGVTVLAVNANAPDKTFTLPPASAAQDREWTGELRTSAGDVAFTLDGQAAPQAVANFVSLAREKYFDGTDCHRLTTEGIFILQCGDPTGTGTGGPGYEFGPVENAPEDGLYPAGTIAMARTEAGTDTMGSQFFLVYEDTTLPTTTGGYTVFGKITSGLDVVRAVADAGTADGTGNGSPATPVTIEGVETQ